Proteins co-encoded in one Nitrososphaerota archaeon genomic window:
- a CDS encoding glutamine amidotransferase: MSIRVLYVGDSVTLIGPIFIASPFIMEIKEFNVSIVAKPLIDVFQKNPEINLRYMTSWDAYSQFPKTVEELKNYDVLILSDVDADTLYFYPEFYMPSEWGKTIAMPNRLKSIREFIKEGGGLIMAGSWFTFSGRYGRGGWQNTPVAEVLPVKILSGDDRVETPEGAKVKVINNKHPIMKDIPWNECPPFLGYNKTLPKENTEILATIGEENDPFIAVWEYGKGRVMVFTSDPCPHWGINFMKWKYYEKFWIQAVKWLAKK; this comes from the coding sequence ATGAGTATACGTGTTCTATACGTAGGAGATAGTGTTACATTAATAGGACCCATTTTTATAGCATCACCATTCATAATGGAAATAAAAGAATTCAATGTAAGCATAGTAGCTAAACCACTTATTGATGTTTTTCAAAAAAATCCTGAAATTAATTTAAGATATATGACTAGTTGGGATGCTTATAGTCAATTTCCTAAAACTGTAGAAGAACTTAAAAATTATGATGTTTTAATATTAAGCGATGTAGATGCAGATACATTATACTTTTATCCAGAATTTTATATGCCTTCTGAATGGGGTAAAACAATCGCTATGCCAAATAGATTAAAATCAATAAGAGAATTTATTAAAGAGGGGGGAGGCTTAATAATGGCAGGCAGTTGGTTTACATTTTCAGGAAGATATGGTAGAGGAGGGTGGCAAAATACTCCAGTAGCTGAAGTATTACCTGTTAAAATATTAAGTGGAGATGATAGAGTAGAAACTCCTGAAGGAGCAAAAGTAAAAGTTATAAATAATAAACATCCTATAATGAAGGATATACCTTGGAATGAGTGCCCGCCTTTTCTAGGTTATAATAAAACTTTACCTAAAGAAAATACTGAAATATTAGCAACAATTGGAGAAGAAAATGATCCATTCATAGCAGTATGGGAATATGGAAAAGGAAGAGTTATGGTCTTTACGTCAGATCCATGCCCACATTGGGGAATAAACTTTATGAAATGGAAATACTATGAAAAGTTTTGGATTCAAGCAGTTAAGTGGCTTGCTAAAAAATAA
- the tsaA gene encoding tRNA (N6-threonylcarbamoyladenosine(37)-N6)-methyltransferase TrmO, translating to MSAHIKIIPIGIIRTSASEEEIKNSYEGVEGIIEIFEEFSTGLEGIDGFSHLIIVFWMNKVSEENRKTLKVKHRRLLRFGFKESELGPEVGVFCTDSPHRPNPIGITIVELINREGRFLKVKGLDAFDGTPVIDIKPYTYDRRVENIKVPTWFENILEKLKIKGIKMKNI from the coding sequence ATGAGTGCCCATATAAAAATTATTCCAATAGGAATTATAAGAACATCTGCAAGTGAAGAAGAAATTAAAAATAGTTATGAGGGAGTTGAGGGTATTATAGAAATTTTTGAGGAATTTTCAACTGGACTTGAAGGAATAGATGGTTTTTCTCATTTAATAATTGTTTTTTGGATGAATAAAGTTAGTGAAGAAAATAGAAAAACTTTAAAAGTTAAGCATAGAAGACTTTTAAGATTTGGTTTTAAAGAGAGCGAACTTGGACCAGAAGTAGGAGTTTTTTGTACAGATTCTCCTCATAGGCCTAATCCTATAGGTATAACTATAGTTGAACTTATTAATAGAGAAGGGAGATTCCTTAAAGTTAAGGGTTTAGATGCATTTGATGGAACTCCAGTAATTGATATAAAGCCATATACTTATGATAGAAGAGTAGAAAATATAAAAGTTCCAACATGGTTTGAAAATATTCTTGAAAAACTTAAGATTAAAGGAATTAAAATGAAAAATATTTAA
- the larA gene encoding nickel-dependent lactate racemase gives MIVEFPFDLMTKNVNIEIQSDKVKLLMPKIKKSINTNEALKKIEKRIMKNVKNAKSIAILIDDHTRPTPTAETLEFLLKRIDGKDIKIIFAKGTHETPSEEYIKEKIGSKIFKNYNIIIHDAYDESIHEFVGITKYGTPVWLNKEFLNADFRIGIGSIFPSEIAGFTGGYKIVLPGIAYYETINKNHSMFISPNAECGRIYDNPVRLDIDDAGKLSGLNITIDYVLNPNNGIIKCFAGDPLKEHRKGANFCKKIYGFNIKEKYDIVIVSPGGKEDIDFVQAIKAVFTAYKACKKDGKILLIASCRLGHQWPELIEIAEKIKKKNMNKNQLLKEVLKNNVESFAGAVMYKLYDIFINGKPELYIYTNNNKLNNEITTLLNIEAIDNLQDFIDKEINEKLKILAIPYAALTLINS, from the coding sequence ATGATCGTAGAATTCCCATTTGATTTAATGACTAAAAATGTCAATATTGAAATTCAAAGTGATAAAGTTAAATTATTAATGCCAAAAATTAAAAAATCTATTAATACTAATGAAGCTCTTAAAAAAATAGAAAAAAGAATTATGAAAAATGTAAAAAATGCGAAAAGTATTGCAATTCTTATAGATGATCATACAAGACCAACACCTACAGCAGAAACATTAGAATTTTTACTTAAAAGAATTGATGGAAAAGATATAAAAATAATATTTGCTAAAGGCACACATGAAACACCCTCGGAAGAATATATTAAAGAAAAAATTGGTTCAAAAATATTCAAGAATTATAATATCATAATTCACGATGCATATGATGAAAGCATTCATGAATTTGTAGGGATAACAAAATATGGTACACCAGTATGGCTTAATAAAGAATTCTTAAATGCAGATTTTAGAATTGGAATAGGATCGATATTTCCATCAGAAATAGCTGGTTTCACGGGTGGATATAAAATAGTTCTTCCAGGAATTGCATATTATGAAACAATTAATAAAAATCATTCAATGTTCATATCTCCTAATGCTGAATGTGGTAGGATATATGATAATCCTGTAAGATTAGATATAGATGATGCTGGAAAATTATCTGGATTAAATATTACAATAGACTACGTTCTTAATCCAAATAATGGAATTATAAAATGTTTTGCAGGAGATCCACTAAAAGAACATCGAAAAGGAGCCAATTTTTGTAAAAAAATATACGGTTTTAATATTAAAGAAAAATATGATATAGTAATCGTTTCTCCTGGAGGTAAAGAAGATATAGATTTTGTACAAGCAATAAAAGCAGTTTTTACTGCCTATAAAGCATGTAAGAAGGATGGAAAAATATTATTAATAGCTTCTTGTAGATTAGGTCATCAATGGCCTGAATTAATTGAGATTGCTGAAAAAATTAAGAAGAAGAATATGAATAAAAACCAACTTTTAAAGGAAGTTTTAAAAAATAATGTTGAAAGTTTTGCTGGCGCTGTAATGTATAAGCTTTATGATATTTTTATAAATGGTAAACCAGAACTTTATATTTATACGAATAATAATAAGTTAAATAATGAAATTACAACTTTACTTAATATAGAAGCCATTGATAATCTACAAGATTTTATTGATAAAGAAATAAATGAGAAATTAAAAATTTTAGCTATACCTTACGCTGCTCTTACATTAATAAATTCTTAA